A DNA window from Haladaptatus cibarius D43 contains the following coding sequences:
- a CDS encoding cysteine hydrolase family protein, with protein MTDAVIVIDMLNDFVTGEIAAERAQRIIPTLDRLTGAAREHGIPVIYANDAHRPEDFELDVWGLHAMRGTEGAEVIPELEPESGDHVFEKRTYDAFYETGLDKHLRSLGVDRVVLTGLHTNMCIRHASAAAFFRGYPILVPEDCVDAFTEDDHRSGLQYLDDVYNAELTTAAELISEWERDEDAN; from the coding sequence ATGACAGACGCAGTTATCGTCATCGACATGCTGAACGACTTCGTAACGGGGGAAATCGCCGCGGAGCGGGCACAGCGGATTATCCCGACGCTCGACCGACTCACCGGCGCGGCTCGGGAACACGGTATTCCGGTCATCTACGCGAACGACGCCCACCGCCCCGAGGATTTCGAACTCGACGTTTGGGGACTCCACGCGATGCGAGGAACCGAAGGCGCGGAGGTGATTCCTGAACTCGAACCCGAATCCGGCGACCACGTGTTCGAGAAGCGAACCTACGATGCGTTCTACGAAACCGGATTGGACAAACACCTCCGAAGCCTCGGTGTTGACCGAGTCGTGTTGACTGGACTCCACACGAACATGTGCATTCGCCACGCCTCCGCCGCGGCATTCTTCCGCGGGTATCCCATTCTCGTTCCGGAAGACTGCGTCGATGCCTTCACCGAGGACGACCACCGCAGTGGACTTCAGTATCTCGACGATGTGTACAACGCCGAACTGACGACCGCCGCCGAACTCATTAGCGAGTGGGAACGCGACGAGGACGCGAACTGA
- a CDS encoding DUF998 domain-containing protein: MNGVIHRYERVFQRSTFARFGAVGLLIVYGTLISTIALSPTFQWTGSALSDLGAVGADRSWLFNGGLIVGGAFLSLFAFGVFSNSEHWGKQVGSVLLTLAYVLSVFVGLFPYPQPQHTPIALAQFVLIPVGLLTFGVESVLRGASGLGGIALALGTIAVAGNLWLFSVVSAGSEAIALPEFAVVFPLDSWAMVMVWRQYHGKSAQ, encoded by the coding sequence ATGAACGGAGTGATTCACCGATATGAGCGGGTTTTTCAGCGTTCGACGTTCGCCCGTTTCGGTGCCGTCGGTCTCCTCATCGTTTACGGAACGCTCATTTCGACAATCGCGCTGTCGCCCACGTTTCAGTGGACGGGCAGTGCGCTCTCCGACCTCGGTGCAGTCGGTGCGGATAGAAGTTGGCTGTTCAACGGTGGCTTGATTGTTGGCGGTGCCTTCCTGTCCCTATTCGCGTTTGGCGTCTTCTCGAACAGCGAGCATTGGGGCAAACAGGTAGGTTCCGTGCTTCTCACGCTAGCATACGTGCTGAGCGTTTTCGTCGGTCTGTTTCCGTATCCACAGCCACAGCACACGCCGATTGCGCTCGCCCAGTTCGTCCTGATTCCGGTCGGATTGCTGACTTTCGGTGTCGAAAGCGTCCTTCGCGGTGCTTCGGGGCTTGGTGGAATCGCACTCGCTCTTGGAACAATCGCCGTCGCCGGTAATCTCTGGCTGTTTAGCGTCGTTTCGGCGGGTTCCGAAGCGATTGCCTTACCGGAATTCGCCGTCGTCTTTCCGCTCGACAGTTGGGCGATGGTGATGGTTTGGCGACAGTACCACGGAAAATCGGCGCAGTAG
- a CDS encoding heavy-metal-associated domain-containing protein → MATETTQFMVEDMMCNGCEDTIQHELKHEDGVQQVNANHVEGTVEVRGNVNPSLLVERVNALGFSASEQ, encoded by the coding sequence ATGGCAACCGAAACGACGCAGTTCATGGTCGAGGATATGATGTGTAACGGCTGTGAAGACACGATTCAGCACGAACTGAAACACGAGGATGGCGTCCAGCAGGTCAACGCAAACCACGTCGAAGGAACGGTAGAAGTCAGGGGTAACGTCAATCCGAGTTTGCTTGTCGAACGAGTCAACGCGCTCGGGTTCAGCGCGAGCGAACAGTAG
- a CDS encoding twin-arginine translocation signal domain-containing protein — protein MNRRTFLRTGTALAGGTALTGCLESLGFRTQSAWRDPPIVENRPDAVYYPAYMEGMEMYGMAKDGDFRFALMYSYPHRFWNVTGQSNNKVPVQSDDSLHLMISLWDAKTNTVVPADMQLTITKDGETVDDRAPWPMLSQTMGFHYGDNVTLDGNGSYTATVAVGSIGARRTGDFASRLDGGASTTIDFDFDTEQIYDVEYREIGEKQGSRDAIEPMMENVPAGRAPDPKKLPGTVVGTKSSGDADFVVTVVEPSNRFTDSDKSYLAVSPRTPYNRIVLPRLSLSMELLRNDNTISTGSIAPALDPELDNHYGTAVEDIQSGDTLRLTIDSPPQVARHDGYETAFMEMPPMEFTV, from the coding sequence ATGAACCGACGAACGTTTCTCCGCACCGGTACGGCACTGGCAGGAGGAACCGCTCTCACGGGTTGTCTCGAATCACTCGGATTCAGGACACAGTCCGCGTGGCGCGACCCTCCTATCGTCGAAAACCGTCCCGACGCCGTCTACTACCCCGCCTACATGGAAGGCATGGAGATGTACGGGATGGCCAAAGACGGTGATTTCCGTTTCGCGCTGATGTACTCCTACCCCCACCGGTTCTGGAACGTCACCGGCCAGTCGAACAACAAGGTTCCCGTTCAGTCGGACGACTCCCTCCATCTCATGATTTCACTTTGGGACGCGAAGACGAACACCGTCGTTCCGGCGGACATGCAGTTGACGATTACGAAAGACGGCGAAACGGTCGATGACCGAGCGCCGTGGCCGATGCTGTCCCAGACGATGGGGTTCCACTACGGGGACAACGTCACGCTCGACGGCAACGGTTCGTACACCGCAACGGTGGCTGTCGGGTCGATAGGCGCGCGCCGAACCGGGGACTTTGCCTCTCGATTGGACGGCGGCGCGTCCACGACCATCGACTTCGATTTCGATACGGAGCAGATTTACGACGTGGAGTATCGAGAAATCGGCGAAAAACAGGGTTCCCGCGATGCCATCGAACCGATGATGGAAAACGTTCCTGCGGGTCGGGCACCCGACCCGAAGAAACTGCCGGGCACCGTCGTCGGAACGAAATCCTCCGGAGATGCTGATTTCGTCGTAACGGTCGTCGAACCGTCGAACCGGTTCACCGACAGTGACAAATCATATCTCGCAGTATCGCCGCGAACGCCGTACAACCGAATCGTGCTTCCGCGACTGTCGCTTTCGATGGAACTCCTGCGAAACGACAACACGATTTCTACGGGGTCGATCGCCCCCGCGCTCGACCCGGAACTCGACAATCACTACGGAACCGCCGTCGAGGACATCCAGTCCGGTGACACCCTTCGGTTGACAATCGATTCACCACCGCAGGTTGCCCGCCACGATGGCTACGAGACGGCGTTCATGGAGATGCCGCCGATGGAGTTCACCGTCTGA
- a CDS encoding ABC transporter permease family protein: MARNESPWHATARSLGSAILGCLFGLTLIDVVIASNAAVGLSDASSGTLAVPQWLYLATGGAVIGASALLASVVTDREFIRSVHDWRKPVSTGLPLRQGIRYLARFIGVAGLVIIVYRGLVGPQVPTANAAVILVFAGVRAGLTMFVYLVGNVWPALNPWRTIAELLPTLNRQYPSRIGRWPAVVGLLALVWLETVTPVNKEPALLATAICAYSVVTLAGALVYTPKSWFSNADPLSVTFRFYGSVGPLNWSENGITLRPPGFDLPESGIVSSRADIAFVVALIWELTFSGFVTTTTGVEFVRTVVGWGLPPLVVYAVLFVGGYLLFLGAFRLAAQFARKTGETYLTPRTMAVQFAPPLLAIAAGYHLAHYFGFFVSLLPSFINSVVSPFSPPANPLVLTLPGWFGALTIAFILAGHVLSVWFAHAEAYATFPSRIQAVRSQYPFVVVMIAYTVISLWLISLPTANPAFVS; the protein is encoded by the coding sequence ATGGCCAGAAACGAGTCTCCTTGGCACGCGACCGCCCGGTCGCTCGGAAGCGCCATACTCGGGTGTCTCTTCGGCCTGACGCTCATCGACGTCGTCATTGCGAGCAACGCGGCCGTTGGGCTTTCCGACGCTTCGAGCGGAACACTTGCAGTACCGCAGTGGTTGTACTTGGCAACCGGCGGCGCGGTAATCGGCGCGTCTGCCCTCTTGGCGAGCGTCGTCACCGACCGGGAGTTCATTCGGTCGGTTCACGACTGGCGGAAACCGGTTTCGACAGGACTGCCGCTTCGGCAGGGAATCCGCTATCTCGCTCGGTTCATCGGTGTCGCCGGGCTGGTAATAATCGTCTATCGGGGGCTCGTCGGGCCGCAGGTTCCGACCGCGAACGCCGCTGTCATCCTCGTGTTCGCGGGGGTTCGCGCGGGGTTGACGATGTTCGTCTACCTCGTCGGAAACGTCTGGCCCGCCCTGAACCCGTGGCGGACGATAGCCGAACTGCTTCCCACCCTCAACCGTCAGTATCCGAGCCGCATCGGGCGATGGCCAGCAGTCGTCGGACTGCTGGCCCTCGTGTGGCTAGAGACGGTGACGCCGGTCAACAAGGAACCGGCTTTGCTCGCAACCGCGATTTGCGCGTATTCCGTCGTCACGCTCGCCGGAGCGCTCGTCTACACGCCGAAATCGTGGTTTTCCAACGCCGACCCGCTGTCGGTGACGTTCCGGTTCTACGGAAGCGTCGGGCCGCTCAACTGGTCGGAAAACGGTATCACGCTCCGTCCGCCGGGGTTCGATCTCCCCGAATCCGGAATCGTGTCCAGTCGGGCCGACATCGCGTTCGTCGTCGCGCTGATTTGGGAACTCACGTTCAGCGGGTTCGTCACGACGACGACCGGCGTCGAGTTCGTTAGGACTGTCGTCGGATGGGGACTCCCGCCGCTCGTTGTCTACGCCGTGCTGTTCGTCGGGGGCTACCTGCTCTTCCTCGGAGCCTTCCGGCTGGCAGCACAGTTCGCCCGAAAAACCGGTGAAACCTACCTCACGCCGCGAACGATGGCCGTCCAGTTTGCGCCGCCCCTGTTGGCCATCGCCGCGGGGTACCACCTTGCACACTACTTCGGCTTTTTCGTCTCGCTGCTTCCGTCGTTCATCAACTCGGTGGTTTCGCCGTTCTCGCCGCCAGCGAACCCACTCGTGTTGACCCTTCCGGGGTGGTTCGGCGCGCTTACCATCGCGTTCATTCTCGCCGGCCACGTGCTCTCGGTCTGGTTCGCGCACGCGGAAGCCTACGCGACGTTTCCGAGTCGAATCCAGGCGGTTCGAAGCCAGTATCCCTTCGTCGTCGTCATGATTGCCTACACCGTCATCAGTTTGTGGCTCATCTCGCTTCCAACGGCAAACCCGGCGTTCGTGTCGTGA